The proteins below come from a single Cannabis sativa cultivar Pink pepper isolate KNU-18-1 chromosome 3, ASM2916894v1, whole genome shotgun sequence genomic window:
- the LOC133036115 gene encoding uncharacterized protein LOC133036115 — protein sequence MAPYEMLYGKKCRSPLHWDEVGEERYLDPYLVKEATEAVEKIQNRMVTAQSRQKSYADAKRRIVEFVVGDKVFLRVSPMKGVMHFGKRGKQSPRFIGLFEILDRVEQVAYRLALPVLLAETHNVFHVSMLRKHVSDPSHMLTYERMELKQDLSYEVRPVHIIERETKELKSKSILLVKVLWSKCLEREATWEWRKT from the coding sequence atggcaccctatgaaatgTTGTACGGGAAGAAGTGTCGATCACCACTACACTGGGATGAGGTTGGCGAAGAGCGATACTTAGACCCATACCTAGTAAAAGAGGCCACTGAAGCGGTAGAAAAGATTCAAAATAGAATGGTTACTGCACAAAGCCGCCAGAAAAGTTATGCCGACGCAAAGCGAAGGATTGTGGAATTTGTAGTGGGTGATAAAGTATTCCTTCGAGTGTCACCCATGAAAGGGGTTATGCATTTTGGAAAGCGGGGAAAGCAAAGTCCAAGATTTATAGGTCTTTTTGAGATATTGGACAGAGTGGAACAGGTAGCTTATCGACTGGCATTACCAGTACTATTAGCTGAGACGCATAATGTGTTTCACGTTTCTATGCTACGAAAACACGTGTCGGATCCATCACACATGCTGACCTATGAAAGAATGGAGCTAAAGCAGGACTTGAGTTATGAAGTGCGACCAGTTCACATTATAGAGAGGGAAACAAAGGAGTTAAAGTCCAAAAGTATTCTTCTAGTAAAAGTTCTGTGGAGCAAATGTTTAGAAAGGGAGGCGACGTGGGAATGGAGGAAGACATGA
- the LOC133036116 gene encoding uncharacterized protein LOC133036116 has translation MESMLEAKLPGSNLKASPHIKSRIKTLKGKYSYLAELLLLSGFNWDEAHSTLVCEKSVFDEYVKKRKDASGLYRKSFPYYHKLAKIYGRDRATRTNVGNADDDEKKIRHDDATGVEFKVDDNINDGGDDEEIDEFDGISNTQQPTNMRRRRSTESTTNNQTSGKNKKSKIIDSISTNIGALAESVSKIIPKLQGLTDVLSDKNVTEMQDNLYTKISKIESLTNMQCIRATNWLKNLH, from the exons ATGGAGAGTATGCTAGAGGCAAAATTACCAGGTTCTAACTTGAAGGCATCACCTCATATTAAATCACGTATTAAGACTTTGAAGGGAAAGTATTCTTATTTAGCAGAATTGTTATTATTAAGTGGTTTCAATTGGGATGAAGCACATAGTACGTTAGTGTGTGAGAAAAGTGTATTTGATGAGTACGTGAAG AAACGAAAAGATGCAAGTGGTTTATATAGAAAATCATTCCCTTATTACCACAAGCTAGCAAAAATATATGGACGAGATCGTGCTACTAGGACAAATGTTGGTAATGCAGatgatgatgaaaaaaaaatacgcCATGATGATGCAACTGGTGTGGAATTTAAAGTTGATGATAACATAAATGATGGTGGAGATGATGAAGAAATAGATGAGTTTGATGGTATCTCAAATACTCAACAACCAACTAATATGCGTCGACGTAGATCGACTGAGAGTACTACCAATAATCAAACGTCTGGTAAGAATAAAAAATCTAAGATTATCGATAGTATTTCCACAAATATTGGTGCATTGGCAGAATCTGTATCTAAAATTATCCCGAAGCTTCAAGGATTGACAGATGTATTATCAGATAAGAATGTAACTGAGATGCAAGACAatttatacacaaaaataaGCAAGATCGAAAGTCTTACTAATATGCAGTGTATTCGAGCAACCAACTGGTTAAAGAACCTGCATTGA